One Vicia villosa cultivar HV-30 ecotype Madison, WI linkage group LG5, Vvil1.0, whole genome shotgun sequence genomic window, AGAACATATATGCATGCTTTAGGGTTACAAGTGAGACTTAGAGATTTGTCTCCTTGCCTTAAAGTACATGTTTTTGATGTTGTAGAGATACACATTTAGCTCACTTTCTGACCTTTCCCGCCACGACACAACATATCATGTACGCATATATGACTATGTTATATTAATGGATCATTGTCCAACATATAATTCATATTTAAACTCAAATCACATTTTTAACATTGTTTTATAGTTGTTTGCTATTCAACTGAACCTGTGACAATCATATATTCTTTTTATCCTACTCATATACTTATTTATAAAAAGATAGTTCATCGCAAAAATCAAGTTAAGTTACATTCTCTCCCTGTGTGTTGGATATCCTTACTAGGTATCACTTGTTACTCCTTCCATccttaatataagaaaaaaatttgatttttatattcATTGAATAAACAATGTATTTGACCTAttatagaccaaatacattggttattcaatgaatctaaaaaacaatttatttgttttttattaaggACCAGAGAAAGTACATTTATACTTGCATGTGACATCACACGTTTTCAAGCAACACTTCCTGTTGGGGTTGTTGTCGCATGTGTTGAAGGTTAGGCTTTGTCTCCCCATCAATAATAAGAGAGATCGAGATCAAGATCAAAATCCTCCAACCCTTAATAGAAAGATAGGTAAAACGAGCTCTAAAAGAATGGTTACGCCGAATCATCTACACGTCGGCTTAAGTTGCTAAGCATTctttcaattaaaaatattttggcctACTTTAAGCAAAGTAACTATAAAagtctaaaaaaaaattattttcagtcAAAGTTAAATAACAACCATGATaggaaaatacaaaattttatattttaaaattaaattttaagaaaTGAAATCATTAATctccctttttaaaaaaattgccaCAATGGTAAAATAATTAGGAATTGGGCCAATATAAGATTTAAAATAGTGGCAACCCTAATTCTCAATTCCACCCCCATCCACACAGAAAAATCTTCACTTCGCACCAGTAACAATGGCGGCATCATCGAAATCCAATgcatcaaaaagaagaaaatcGGCATCACTAGCAACAGCAAAAAACCCTAAGAAACGAAGAATAACAAAACCGGCGACAACAAGTCCATGTTTACCGGATGACTTATGGGAGTGCATCTTCAAATCATTCAACTGCGACCGCCGCACTTTCAAGTCTCTCTCCGTCGTCTCCAAACAGTTTCTCTCTATCACCAACCGTCTCCGATTCTCCCTCACAATCACCGATGAAACCATCCCTTACCTTCCTCGACTCCTCCATAGGTTCCCTAACCTCACAACCGTCGATCTCACTCCCTTATCCCAAGCACGTGACCTCGGCGCCATTCTTACTCTAATCTCCACGTTCTCCGTTGATCTGCATGATTTGTCATGCAACAGCATCGCTGCAAATGGATTACTAGCTTTGTCCAAAACGATGAAGAATTTGACCTCTTTCTCG contains:
- the LOC131601171 gene encoding uncharacterized protein LOC131601171 — protein: MAASSKSNASKRRKSASLATAKNPKKRRITKPATTSPCLPDDLWECIFKSFNCDRRTFKSLSVVSKQFLSITNRLRFSLTITDETIPYLPRLLHRFPNLTTVDLTPLSQARDLGAILTLISTFSVDLHDLSCNSIAANGLLALSKTMKNLTSFSFTPSFPFARRMGNIKKNDILFIVDCFPLLEKFIVTYPSEEFCKVDWFDHELKAVFIE